A genome region from Hevea brasiliensis isolate MT/VB/25A 57/8 chromosome 9, ASM3005281v1, whole genome shotgun sequence includes the following:
- the LOC110643968 gene encoding paired amphipathic helix protein Sin3-like 4 isoform X1, whose amino-acid sequence MKRSRDDVYISSQLKRPMVSSRGETSVQPQMMGGGAASGGGGGGGGQKLTTNDALAYLKAVKDIFQDKREKYDDFLEVMKDFKAQRIDTAGVIARVKELFKGHRDLILGFNTFLPKGYEITLPLEDEQPPQKKPVEFEEAINFVNKIKTRFQGDDHVYKSFLDILNMYRKENKSITEVYQEVATLFQDHNDLLLEFTHFLPDSSATSSVHYSPSVRNSILRDRSSAMPAMRQTHVDKKERTAVSHADRDFSVDCPDPEHDRSLIRSDKDQRRRGEKEKERREDRDRREREDRDYDNDGNCEFMQRFSHKRKSARRVEDSTAEREGGDVDENLGILPVSSTSDDKNAVKNALSQELAFCEKVKEKLHSPDDYQGFLRCLHLYTREIITRSELQSLVGDLLGKYPDLMDGFNEFLARCEKHEGLLAGVVSKKSLWNEGNLPRPVKLEDKDKDRDCEREDGVKERERETRERDRLDKNVAFSNNKDTGGHKMSLFSSKDKFLKPISELDLSNCERCTPSYRLLPKNYPIASASQRTELGVEVLNDYWVSVTSGSEDYSFKHMRKNQYEESLFRCEDDRFELDMLLESVNVTTKRVEELLEKINNNTIKTESPIHIEEHLTALNLRCIERLYGDHGLDVMDVLRKNTSLALPVILTRLKQKQEEWARCRADFNKVWAEIYAKNYHKSLDHRSFYFKQQDTKSLSTKALLAEIKEISEKKRKEDDVLLAFAAGNRRPIIPNLEFEYPDADIHEDLYQLIKFSCGEVCTTEQLDKVMKIWTTFLEPLLGVPSRPQGAEDTEDVVMAKNHSSKGGDSEGSPSGGAATVINKHSNPSRNGDESIPPEQSSSCKAWLLNGDNGVKENDSPDADCIVHKSDTACSSVQHDKMQINTASADETLVIGKQATSNERLVNSNPSLATGAELSNGRTNIESGLSVPPSRPSNGTLNGGFGLTSGNEVVPSAEGGDLSRPTVSTNGVKTEGAKNHRYNDESGAQFRTEREEGELSPIGDFEEDNFAAYGEGGVEAVHKAKESAVSRQYQTRHGEEETCGDAGGENDADADDEGDESAQRSSEDSENASENGDVSGTESGDGEDCSREEHEEDGEHDNKAESEGEAEGMADAHDVEGDGTMLPFSERFLLNVKPLAKHVPPALHDKEKGSRVFYGNDSFYVLFRLHQTLYERIQSAKINSSSAERKWRASNDPSPTDLYARFMSALYNLLDGSSDNTKFEDDCRAIIGTQSYVLFTLDKLIYKLVKQLQTVATDEMDNKLLQLYAYEKSRKPGRFVDVVYHENARVLLHDENIYRIECSSTPTHLSIQLMDFEHDKPEVTAVSMDPNFAAYLHNDFLAIVPDKKKKPGIFLKRNKNRCVSCDECEATEGFQVFNGLECKIACNSSKVSYVLDTEDFLFRTKRKRKTLQQSSSCHDQVNISKRVQKFHRWLSSS is encoded by the exons ATGAAGAGGTCAAGAGATGATGTTTACATCAGCTCTCAACTTAAAAGGCCCATGGTTTCTTCTCGAGGAGAAAC TTCGGTACAACCCCAGATGATGGGAGGAGGCGCAGCTAGTGGtggtggaggaggtggaggcggacaGAAACTTACTACCAATGATGCCTTGGCATATCTCAAGGCTGTGAAGGATATATTTCAAGATAAAAGGGAAAAATATGATGACTTTCTAGAGGTCATGAAGGATTTCAAAGCGCAAAG AATTGACACTGCAGGTGTCATAGCGAGGGTGAAGGAGTTATTTAAAGGGCATCGTGACCTAATTTTAGGTTTCAATACCTTCTTGCCCAAGGGATATGAGATCACACTCCCTCTAGAGGATGAACAACCTCCTCAGAAGAAGCCTGTTGAATTTGAAGAAGCAATTAATTTTGTGAACAAAATTAAG ACAAGGTTTCAAGGGGATGATCATGTTTACAAATCATTTTTAGACATTTTGAATATGTACCGGAAAGAAAATAAATCAATCACTGAAGTCTACCAAGAG GTTGCGACACTTTTTCAAGACCATAATGATCTACTTCTGGAGTTTACTCATTTTCTACCTGATTCTTCGGCTACATCCTCTGTTCATTATTCTCCATCTGTTAGGAATTCTATTCTTCGTGATAGGAGCTCTGCAATGCCCGCAATGCGCCAAACGCATGTTGACAAG AAAGAAAGGACTGCTGTTTCCCATGCTGATCGTGACTTCAGTGTTGACTGTCCTGATCCAGAGCATGATAGGTCTCTGATCAGATCGGACAAAGATCAACGGAGACGTGGTGAAAAAGAAAAGGAGAGGAGAGAAGATCGAGATAGGAGAGAACGGGAAGATAGAGATTATGATAATGATGGCAATTGTGAATTCATGCAACGGTTTTCCCACAAACGGAAATCTGCTCGTAGGGTTGAAGATTCAACTGCTGAACGTGAAGGTGGGGATGTCGATGAAAACCTTGGAATTCTTCCTGTTTCTTCCACTAGTGATGATAAAAATGCTGTGAAAA ATGCATTAAGCCAAGAACTGGCATTCTgtgagaaagtgaaggaaaagttGCATAGTCCTGATGATTACCAGGGATTTTTGAGGTGTCTTCACCTCTATACCAGAGAAATAATTACAAGATCAGAACTGCAATCTTTG GTTGGTGATTTGCTTGGAAAATATCCAGATCTTATGGATGGTTTCAATGAATTTTTGGCACGTTGTGAGAAGCATG AAGGTCTGTTAGCTGGTGTTGTGAGTAAAA AATCCTTGTGGAATGAAGGTAATTTACCCAGACCTGTGAAGCTAGAGGACAAGGATAAAGATCGGGATTGTGAGAGGGAAGATGGGGTTAAAGAAAGAGAACGTGAAACACGGGAAAGGGATAGACTTGACAAAAATGTAGCATTTAGCAATAATAAAGATACAGGGGGTCATAAGATGTCTTTATTTTCCAGCAAGGATAAGTTTTTGAAACCAATTAGTGAACTAGACCTATCTAATTGTGAGCGCTGCACTCCCAGTTATCGACTTCTGCCAAAGAAT TATCCCATTGCTTCAGCAAGCCAGAGGACAGAACTTGGTGTTGAAGTACTGAATGATTATTGGGTATCTGTCACTTCGGGAAGTGAAGATTACTCTTTTAAACACATGCGCAAAAACCAGTATGAAGAAAGCCTGTTTCGATGTGAAGATGACAG GTTTGAGCTGGACATGTTGTTGGAATCTGTTAATGTAACAACCAAACGTGTAGAAGAACTATTGGAGAAGATCAACAACAATACAATAAAAACAGAGTCTCCAATTCATATCGAGGAGCACTTAACAG CTCTGAATCTGAGGTGTATTGAACGTCTGTATGGTGATCACGGGCTTGACGTGATGGATGTATTAAGGAAGAACACTTCTCTTGCTTTGCCAGTCATATTAACTCGTTTGAAGCAGAAACAAGAAGAGTGGGCAAGGTGCCGTGCTGATTTCAACAAAGTTTGGGCAGAAATTTATGCCAAGAACTATCACAAGTCCCTTGACCATCGCAGTTTCTATTTCAAGCAACAGGACACAAAGAGCTTGAGCACAAAAG CCTTATTGGCAGAGATCAAAGAAATTAGTGAAAAAAAGCGTAAAGAAGATGATGTGCTTCTTGCTTTTGCTGCTGGAAACAGAAGACCTATTATACCTAATTTGGAATTTGAGTATCCAGATGCTGACATTCATGAGGATTTATATCAGCTCATCAAATTCTCTTGTGGAGAAGTTTGTACAACTGAACAGTTGGACAAAGTGATGAAGATTTGGACAACTTTCTTGGAACCCCTGCTTGGTGTTCCTTCCCGGCCTCAGGGTGCAGAAGACACCGAAGATGTCGTGATGGCAAAGAACCATTCTTCCAAAGGTGGCGATAGTGAAGGCAGCCCTAGTGGTGGTGCTGCTACAGTCATCAACAAGCATTCAAATCCTTCAAGAAATGGAGATGAAAGTATCCCACCCGAGCAATCCAGTTCTTGCAAGGCTTGGTTGCTAAATGGAGATAATGGGGTTAAGGAAAATGATTCTCCAGATGCAGATTGTATAGTTCACAAGAGTGATACTGCCTGCAGTTCTGTTCAACATGATAAGATGCAGATTAATACAGCCTCAGCTGATGAAACTTTAGTAATCGGCAAACAAGCTACTTCCAATGAACGATTAGTCAATTCTAACCCATCACTTGCCACCGGAGCAGAGCTAAGTAATGGAAGAACTAACATAGAATCAG GGCTTAGTGTTCCTCCTTCAAGACCAAGTAATGGTACCCTTAATGGTGGGTTTGGATTAACTTCAGGCAACGAAGTTGTACCTTCAGCAGAG GGTGGTGATTTGTCAAGACCAACTGTATCCACAAATGGGGTGAAAACGGAAGGTGCCAAGAATCACAGATATAATGATGAATCTGGTGCACAATTTAGAACTGAAAGAGAAGAAGGTGAATTATCTCCAATTGGAGATTTTGAGGAGGATAATTTTGCAGCTTATGGAGAAGGTGGTGTGGAGGCTGTGcataaggcaaaggaaagtgctgTAAGTAGGCAGTACCAAACAAGACATGGAGAAGAGGAAACATGTGGGGATGCTGGAGGAGAAAATGATGCTGATGCTGATGATGAAGGTGATGAAAGTGCTCAAAGGTCATCAGAGGACAGTGAGAATGCCTCTGAAAATGGTGATGTATCTGGAACCGAGTCTGGTGATGGTGAAGATTGCTCCCGGGAAGAGCATGAGGAAGATGGAGAACATGATAATAAAGCTGAAAGTGAAGGTGAGGCTGAAGGTATGGCTGATGCCCACGATGTTGAAGGAGATGGAACGATGTTGCCATTTTCAGAACGTTTTCTTCTAAATGTGAAGCCTCTAGCAAAGCATGTTCCTCCAGCATTACATGACAAAGAAAAGGGTTCTCGGGTTTTCTATGGAAATGATTCTTTCTATGTGCTTTTTAGACTTCACCAA ACATTGTATGAGAGAATACAATCGGCAAAAATTAATTCATCATCTGCTGAAAGGAAATGGAGAGCTTCAAATGATCCAAGTCCAACTGACCTCTATGCCAG GTTTATGAGTGCTCTTTACAACTTGCTTGATGGTTCTTCTGATAATACGAAATTTGAAGATGATTGCCGAGCTATTATTGGAACCCAATCATATGTTCTATTCACATTGGACAAGTTGATATATAAGCTTGTCAAACAG CTCCAAACAGTGGCAACTGATGAGATGGACAACAAGCTGCTCCAACTATATGcatatgaaaaatcaagaaaacctGGAAGATTTGTTGATGTAGTTTATCATGAAAATGCCCGTGTTCTTCTCCATGATGAGAACATATATCGTATAGAATGT TCTTCCACACCAACCCATTTGTCTATTCAGCTAATGGACTTTGAACATGATAAGCCTGAAGTGACTGCTGTCTCCATGGATCCTAATTTTGCAGCATATTTGCATAATGACTTCCTCGCCATTGTTCCTGACAAAAAAAAGAAGCCTGGGATATTCCTGAAAAG GAATAAAAACAGATGTGTGAGTTGTGATGAATGCGAGGCCACAGAAGGATTTCAAGTTTTTAATGGTCTAGAGTGCAAGATTGCATGCAATTCCTCCAAA GTATCCTATGTTTTAGATACAGAAGATTTTTTGTTTCGAaccaaaaggaaaaggaaaacttTACAACAGAGCAGTTCATGCCATGACCAGGTTAATATTTCGAAAAGAGTACAGAAGTTCCACAGATGGCTATCCAGCTCATAA